In Clostridium sp. DL-VIII, the following proteins share a genomic window:
- a CDS encoding DNA translocase FtsK produces MGRTKGKHSTTKGKKDENITNPDIVGVVYIATGIILGIAIYTSLAGMLSSLAQKISDAVIGVGAYTLPVYLIYFGFQYIKTRGNIKLNKNFWGITILVLVIMLTFGIINIQSLDNKDVFIDNMRLIINNDNENLHGGLISYFICYPLYRAVGVVGTYIILLAFSVIAVILIFDITLYDLGLKAYNKGEKIRNIRSKKVNERSEQPKARESFINIVEKGEENRKSQDEREEFLSKVDKKIKILDFMKNSNEIEDENEIENEEPLRELRSEVSSDIEIDSFLEKNTTNNSRKKANLDNDVKDVVNKEIQEHIFEQREQREYRHPSLELLKANSSTKLNSSDKKELIENANKLEEILANFGVDAKVTQVTKGPSVTRFELQPSPGVKVSKIVNLSDDIALGLAASGIRIEAPIPGKAAVGIEVPNGKQTPVFLREVLENDEFINSKKKLAFSLGKDISGKCVVGDLTKMPHTLIAGATGSGKSVCINTLIISLLYKYNPDEVKLLMVDPKVVELNVYNGIPHLLIPVVTDPKKAAAALNWAVNEMTNRYKLFADSGVRNMESYNELFNKGIIEQKLPYIVIIVDELADLMMVCPNDVEDYIGRLAQMARAAGMHLVIATQRPSVDVITGVIKANIPSRISFAVSSQIDSRTILDGSGAEKLLGKGDMLYYPVGESKPLRVQGCFISEEEVEQVVSFIKSEQGDINYEEEIIDHINNAADSKTSESGEKSEDVDELLNEVINVVVEYGQASTSFIQRKFRIGFNRASRIMDQLEERGIISEKDGSRPRQVLITKQQLIDDNNEEDKDN; encoded by the coding sequence TTGGGTAGAACTAAAGGCAAACATAGCACTACAAAAGGTAAAAAAGATGAAAATATAACAAATCCTGATATAGTGGGCGTTGTATATATTGCTACAGGAATAATACTCGGTATAGCAATATACACCTCTTTGGCTGGAATGTTATCGTCTTTAGCACAAAAAATATCAGATGCAGTAATTGGGGTCGGTGCGTATACATTGCCTGTTTATTTAATATATTTTGGATTCCAATATATAAAAACTAGAGGAAATATTAAATTAAACAAGAATTTTTGGGGAATAACTATATTGGTTCTTGTTATTATGTTAACTTTCGGAATTATAAATATTCAAAGCTTAGACAATAAAGATGTTTTTATTGATAACATGAGACTAATTATAAATAATGATAATGAAAATCTGCATGGGGGATTAATCTCATATTTTATATGTTATCCACTTTATAGGGCGGTTGGAGTTGTAGGAACATATATAATCCTTCTTGCTTTTTCTGTAATAGCTGTAATTTTAATATTTGACATAACTTTATATGATTTAGGGTTAAAAGCATATAATAAGGGAGAAAAAATAAGAAATATAAGAAGTAAAAAGGTAAATGAAAGAAGTGAACAGCCAAAAGCACGTGAAAGTTTCATAAATATAGTTGAGAAAGGTGAAGAGAACAGAAAGAGCCAAGATGAAAGAGAAGAATTTTTATCTAAGGTAGATAAAAAAATAAAGATTCTAGATTTTATGAAGAATTCAAATGAAATCGAAGATGAAAATGAGATAGAGAATGAAGAACCTTTACGAGAATTAAGATCGGAGGTTTCATCAGACATTGAAATAGATAGCTTCTTGGAAAAAAATACAACAAATAATTCGCGTAAAAAAGCAAACTTAGATAATGATGTGAAGGATGTTGTAAATAAAGAAATACAAGAACATATTTTTGAGCAAAGGGAACAAAGAGAATATAGACATCCAAGTTTGGAATTGTTAAAAGCAAATTCTAGTACAAAGCTTAATAGCAGTGATAAAAAAGAATTAATAGAAAATGCAAATAAGCTTGAAGAAATTTTAGCTAATTTCGGTGTTGATGCTAAGGTAACACAAGTTACCAAAGGTCCATCTGTTACAAGATTTGAACTTCAGCCAAGTCCTGGAGTTAAGGTTAGTAAAATTGTGAATTTGTCAGATGACATAGCCCTTGGACTTGCAGCTTCAGGGATAAGAATAGAAGCACCAATTCCAGGAAAAGCTGCTGTTGGGATAGAAGTACCAAACGGAAAGCAGACACCAGTATTCTTAAGAGAAGTATTAGAAAATGATGAATTTATTAATTCTAAGAAAAAGTTAGCTTTTTCACTTGGAAAAGATATTTCGGGGAAATGCGTTGTTGGGGATTTGACCAAAATGCCTCATACACTAATTGCAGGAGCAACAGGTTCAGGGAAAAGTGTATGCATAAATACACTCATAATAAGTCTGCTATATAAATACAATCCTGATGAAGTTAAGCTCCTTATGGTTGACCCAAAGGTTGTTGAATTAAATGTGTATAATGGAATACCACATTTATTAATTCCAGTTGTTACAGATCCTAAAAAAGCTGCAGCTGCTTTAAATTGGGCAGTAAATGAAATGACAAACAGATATAAGCTTTTTGCAGATTCTGGGGTTAGAAACATGGAATCTTACAATGAGCTATTTAATAAAGGGATAATAGAACAAAAACTACCTTACATAGTTATAATCGTTGATGAGCTTGCTGACCTTATGATGGTATGTCCAAATGATGTGGAAGATTACATAGGAAGACTAGCGCAAATGGCTAGAGCAGCAGGTATGCATCTAGTTATAGCAACTCAAAGACCATCAGTAGATGTAATAACAGGCGTAATTAAGGCAAATATACCATCTAGAATATCTTTTGCAGTTTCATCGCAAATCGATTCTAGAACTATCTTAGATGGATCAGGTGCAGAAAAATTATTAGGAAAAGGAGATATGTTATATTATCCAGTAGGAGAAAGCAAACCTCTTAGAGTCCAAGGATGTTTTATATCTGAAGAAGAAGTTGAACAAGTTGTATCGTTTATTAAGAGTGAACAAGGCGATATTAATTATGAAGAAGAGATAATTGATCATATTAATAATGCAGCAGATTCAAAGACTTCTGAATCAGGTGAAAAGAGTGAAGATGTAGATGAATTACTTAATGAAGTAATAAATGTTGTTGTTGAATATGGGCAGGCGTCGACTTCTTTTATTCAAAGGAAGTTCAGAATAGGATTCAATAGAGCTTCGCGAATTATGGATCAGCTGGAGGAAAGAGGAATTATATCTGAAAAGGATGGTAGCAGACCAAGACAAGTACTTATTACAAAACAACAACTTATAGATGATAATAATGAAGAAGATAAAGATAATTAA
- the rimO gene encoding 30S ribosomal protein S12 methylthiotransferase RimO: MVSLGCDKNRVDSEIILGKMSDEYEITNDPKKADIIIVNTCGFIESAKQESIDTILEMADYKINYKCKLLIATGCLTQRYGEELEKLIPEIDIMLGVNDYNKINEIITDFIEGNKRAAELLSYSDENINEGKRILTTQKESAYIRIAEGCNNFCTYCIIPKIRGKFRSRKMENIINEAKDLSKSGVKEIILIAQDTTLYGSDIYGKKSLHVLLQELSKIEGIKWIRVLYCYPEEIYDELIEEIANNNKIVKYLDLPIQHISDKILKLMGRKTSKQDIIDKIQKLRKNVPEIVLRTTFIVGFPNENDDDFNEIMEFLKEYKLDKVGVFTYSQEEDTPAAKMEGQISEAVKKKREEELMILQKDISGEINKLKIGKLYDILVEGYNGKYYYGRNYEMAPDIDANVLFESSKNIDNGEFIKVKIIENMDYDLVGVVVDESCK; the protein is encoded by the coding sequence ATGGTAAGCTTAGGGTGTGATAAAAATAGAGTTGATTCAGAAATAATACTAGGTAAAATGAGTGATGAGTATGAAATAACAAATGATCCTAAGAAGGCAGATATAATTATTGTAAATACATGTGGATTTATAGAAAGCGCAAAACAGGAATCAATAGATACAATTTTAGAAATGGCAGATTATAAAATAAATTATAAATGCAAACTGCTTATAGCAACAGGCTGCCTTACACAAAGATATGGAGAAGAATTAGAAAAGTTAATACCTGAAATAGATATTATGCTTGGGGTTAATGATTATAATAAAATAAATGAAATTATAACTGATTTCATTGAAGGAAACAAGAGAGCAGCAGAGTTATTAAGTTATTCTGATGAGAATATTAACGAAGGAAAAAGAATACTTACAACTCAAAAAGAAAGTGCATATATAAGAATTGCAGAAGGGTGTAATAATTTTTGCACATATTGTATAATTCCTAAAATAAGGGGAAAATTTAGAAGTAGGAAAATGGAAAACATTATAAATGAAGCGAAAGATTTGAGTAAAAGCGGAGTAAAAGAAATAATACTCATAGCTCAGGATACGACTTTGTATGGAAGTGATATCTATGGAAAGAAAAGTCTTCATGTATTACTTCAAGAATTATCAAAAATTGAAGGGATTAAGTGGATTAGAGTGCTATACTGCTATCCAGAGGAAATATACGATGAACTTATAGAAGAAATCGCAAATAATAATAAGATTGTAAAGTATTTAGATTTACCGATACAACATATAAGTGATAAGATTTTAAAGCTTATGGGAAGAAAAACAAGTAAACAAGATATAATAGATAAGATACAAAAACTTAGAAAAAACGTTCCAGAAATTGTTTTAAGAACAACTTTTATAGTGGGATTTCCAAATGAAAATGATGATGATTTTAACGAAATCATGGAATTTTTAAAAGAATACAAACTTGATAAAGTAGGAGTATTTACTTATTCACAAGAGGAAGATACGCCAGCAGCCAAAATGGAAGGGCAGATAAGTGAGGCTGTTAAGAAAAAAAGAGAAGAAGAATTAATGATATTACAAAAAGATATTTCTGGAGAAATAAATAAATTGAAAATTGGAAAGTTATATGATATTCTTGTTGAGGGATATAATGGTAAGTATTATTATGGGAGAAACTATGAAATGGCTCCTGATATAGATGCAAATGTATTGTTTGAATCATCAAAAAATATAGATAATGGTGAGTTTATAAAAGTAAAGATAATTGAAAATATGGATTATGATTTAGTGGGAGTTGTTGTGGATGAATCTTGCAAATAA
- the pgsA gene encoding CDP-diacylglycerol--glycerol-3-phosphate 3-phosphatidyltransferase — MNLANKLTLIRIVLVPVFLIFIAVRDIPYGSFIATFIFILASLTDKLDGYIARSRNQITNFGKFMDPLADKLLVTAALISLVEVHVVPSWAAVVIIAREFAVSGLRSIAAAQGRVIAASWWGKIKTVIQIIAIILLLLKINIHDAKLLNIFTIDNYYLKKFFVIVPTVALMLAVIVTLISGYDYFKKNKEAVSYDK; from the coding sequence ATGAATCTTGCAAATAAGTTAACCCTAATTAGAATAGTTTTGGTTCCTGTATTTTTAATATTTATAGCCGTGAGAGATATACCTTATGGTAGTTTTATAGCTACATTTATATTCATTTTAGCTTCATTAACTGATAAGCTTGATGGGTATATTGCTAGAAGTAGGAATCAAATAACAAATTTTGGAAAATTTATGGATCCTTTAGCAGACAAATTATTAGTTACAGCGGCTTTAATCTCTTTGGTTGAAGTGCATGTGGTACCATCATGGGCAGCAGTTGTTATAATCGCCCGTGAATTTGCAGTTTCAGGCTTAAGATCAATAGCAGCAGCACAAGGAAGAGTTATAGCAGCGAGCTGGTGGGGAAAAATAAAAACAGTTATTCAAATAATAGCAATAATTTTATTATTATTAAAAATAAACATACATGATGCAAAATTATTGAATATTTTTACAATAGATAATTACTACTTAAAAAAATTCTTTGTCATAGTGCCTACAGTAGCTCTTATGCTTGCGGTTATTGTAACATTAATTTCTGGCTATGACTATTTTAAGAAGAATAAAGAAGCCGTTTCTTATGATAAGTAG
- the recA gene encoding recombinase RecA, producing the protein MGNINAEKLKAIESAMSHIEKQFGKGSVMKLGDHNISNMDAISTGCLDLDIALGIGGVPKGRIIEIYGPESSGKTTIALSIAAESQKKGGAVGYIDAEHALDPSYAQKLGVDVDSLIISQPDTGEQGLEIAEALVRSGAIDVLVVDSVAALVPKAEIEGEMGDSHIGLQARLMSQALRKLAGTINKTNCVAIFINQLREKVGVMFGSPETTTGGRALKFYASVRLDIRRIDSIKQGDAIIGNRTRIKVTKNKVAPPFKQAEFDIMYNEGISRYGNIVDVGVKEEIVQKSGAWFSYNDIRLGQGRENAKLYLKENPEIALDIENQIREKYNLPPAELIKINKSEEKIENANDEISESIEEKVEK; encoded by the coding sequence ATGGGAAATATAAATGCAGAAAAGTTAAAAGCAATTGAAAGTGCTATGAGTCATATAGAAAAACAATTTGGTAAAGGTTCAGTAATGAAATTGGGTGATCATAATATTTCTAATATGGATGCTATATCAACTGGATGCCTAGATTTAGATATAGCCCTTGGAATTGGTGGAGTACCTAAAGGAAGAATTATTGAAATTTATGGACCAGAAAGTTCAGGTAAAACTACAATTGCACTTAGTATAGCAGCAGAATCACAAAAAAAAGGCGGAGCTGTAGGATATATAGATGCTGAACATGCATTAGATCCTAGCTATGCCCAAAAACTTGGTGTGGATGTTGATAGTTTAATAATCTCTCAGCCTGATACAGGAGAGCAAGGACTTGAAATTGCAGAAGCTCTAGTTCGTTCTGGCGCAATTGATGTTTTAGTAGTAGACTCTGTTGCCGCGTTAGTACCAAAAGCTGAAATTGAAGGAGAAATGGGAGATTCGCATATTGGGCTTCAAGCAAGACTTATGTCTCAAGCCTTAAGAAAACTTGCAGGAACAATAAATAAGACTAATTGTGTTGCTATATTTATTAATCAGTTAAGAGAAAAAGTAGGAGTAATGTTTGGATCTCCAGAAACAACAACTGGAGGAAGAGCATTAAAATTCTATGCATCAGTGCGACTTGATATTAGAAGAATAGATTCAATAAAACAAGGTGATGCGATAATCGGTAACAGAACAAGAATAAAGGTAACTAAAAATAAAGTAGCACCACCATTTAAACAAGCAGAGTTTGATATTATGTACAATGAAGGTATTTCAAGATATGGAAATATCGTAGATGTTGGAGTAAAGGAAGAGATAGTTCAAAAAAGCGGCGCTTGGTTTTCTTATAATGATATAAGATTAGGCCAAGGAAGAGAAAATGCTAAGTTGTATTTAAAGGAAAATCCAGAAATAGCGTTAGATATAGAAAATCAAATTAGAGAAAAATATAATCTTCCACCTGCAGAATTGATTAAAATAAACAAATCAGAAGAAAAAATCGAGAATGCTAATGATGAGATAAGTGAAAGTATTGAAGAGAAAGTAGAAAAATAA
- the rny gene encoding ribonuclease Y, with the protein MQLAVIILVDIVVLLILGIVVYKTIQNISKTKIESLEKEAEEVLNRAKRDAEAKKKEAILEAKEELHKLRSDFDKESRDRRNEIQRLERRIIQREEALDKKSELLEKKDETINERMLEVDQVEAKVQKLYEERRLELERISALSSEEAREILLNEIRKEISHDAALMVKDIESKAKEEADKRAREIITTAIQRCAADHVSESTVHVVALPNDEMKGRIIGREGRNIRTLETLTGVDLIIDDTPEAVILSSFDPIRREVARMALEKLIVDGRIHPARIEEMVERANKDVESSIKEEGEQAALETSVHGLHPELIRLLGRLKYRTSYGQNVLKHSIEVSYLAGLMASELGLDVTLAKRAGLLHDIGKAVDQEQEGPHALIGGDLAKKYHESPLVINAIAAHHSDVEMQSLEAVLVQAADAVSAARPGARRETLEAYIKRLEKLEEIANSHEGVEKSYAIQAGREIRIMVKPDKVDDAGTVELARNLVKSVEEELEYPGQIKINVIRETRAVDFAK; encoded by the coding sequence GTGCAACTAGCAGTAATTATATTAGTAGATATAGTAGTCTTACTAATATTAGGAATAGTGGTTTATAAAACGATTCAAAATATATCGAAGACTAAGATAGAATCGCTTGAAAAAGAAGCAGAAGAAGTTTTAAACAGAGCCAAAAGGGATGCAGAAGCTAAAAAGAAAGAAGCAATCCTTGAGGCAAAGGAAGAACTTCATAAATTAAGAAGTGATTTTGATAAGGAATCTCGGGACAGAAGAAATGAAATTCAAAGGCTTGAAAGAAGAATAATTCAAAGAGAAGAGGCACTTGATAAGAAAAGTGAGCTTCTTGAGAAAAAGGATGAAACAATCAATGAAAGAATGCTTGAGGTAGATCAAGTAGAAGCAAAGGTACAGAAGCTTTATGAGGAAAGAAGATTAGAGCTTGAAAGGATATCAGCTCTTTCTAGTGAAGAAGCACGTGAAATTCTTTTAAATGAAATAAGAAAAGAAATAAGTCATGATGCTGCTTTAATGGTAAAAGATATTGAAAGTAAGGCAAAGGAAGAAGCAGACAAGAGAGCAAGAGAAATAATTACAACTGCGATCCAAAGATGTGCTGCTGACCATGTGTCTGAATCAACTGTACACGTTGTTGCACTACCGAATGATGAGATGAAAGGTAGAATAATAGGTAGAGAAGGAAGAAACATTAGAACCTTAGAAACATTAACAGGAGTGGATTTAATTATAGATGATACTCCAGAAGCAGTCATTCTTTCCAGCTTCGATCCAATAAGAAGAGAAGTTGCAAGAATGGCACTAGAAAAGTTAATAGTGGATGGCAGAATACATCCAGCGAGAATCGAAGAGATGGTTGAAAGAGCAAATAAAGATGTGGAAAGTAGTATAAAAGAAGAAGGAGAGCAGGCAGCTCTCGAAACTAGCGTACATGGACTACATCCAGAATTAATAAGACTTCTTGGTAGATTGAAGTATAGAACTAGTTATGGTCAAAATGTTTTAAAACATTCCATAGAAGTTTCGTATTTGGCTGGCTTAATGGCTTCAGAGCTAGGTTTAGATGTTACTTTGGCTAAAAGGGCAGGATTGCTACATGATATAGGAAAGGCTGTTGATCAAGAGCAAGAAGGGCCTCATGCTTTAATTGGTGGAGATTTAGCTAAGAAATATCATGAATCACCATTAGTAATAAATGCAATAGCAGCGCATCATTCAGATGTAGAAATGCAATCTTTAGAAGCAGTACTAGTTCAAGCGGCAGATGCAGTATCAGCGGCTAGACCAGGCGCTAGAAGAGAGACATTAGAAGCATACATTAAGAGATTGGAAAAATTAGAGGAAATTGCAAATTCACATGAAGGTGTAGAAAAGTCATATGCCATTCAAGCTGGTAGAGAGATTAGAATTATGGTTAAACCAGATAAAGTAGATGATGCTGGAACAGTTGAATTGGCACGCAATTTAGTTAAGAGTGTCGAGGAAGAACTTGAATATCCAGGACAAATTAAAATCAATGTTATAAGAGAAACTAGAGCAGTAGATTTTGCTAAGTAA
- a CDS encoding stage V sporulation protein S: MEVLKVSTKSNPNSVAGALAAIIKEKNIAEIQAVGAGAINQAVKAIAIARGFVAPSGKDIVCVPAFTDIQIDGEERTAIKLIVQPR, from the coding sequence ATGGAAGTATTAAAAGTATCAACTAAATCAAATCCTAATTCTGTAGCAGGTGCATTAGCAGCAATAATAAAAGAAAAGAATATCGCAGAAATTCAGGCAGTAGGAGCAGGCGCAATAAATCAAGCAGTTAAGGCAATTGCAATAGCAAGAGGATTTGTTGCACCAAGCGGAAAAGATATTGTGTGTGTACCTGCCTTCACAGATATACAAATAGATGGAGAAGAGAGGACAGCCATAAAGTTAATAGTACAACCAAGATAA
- a CDS encoding HPr family phosphocarrier protein, which yields MIAKEVSVKNSSGLHARPATLLVKKASSFKSDVSIEYNGKKANVKSLIGVLSLAVTKDAVIKVVASGDDEALAVEEIVKLVETLED from the coding sequence ATGATAGCAAAAGAGGTTTCAGTAAAAAATTCATCTGGTCTTCATGCTAGACCAGCAACTTTATTAGTTAAGAAAGCATCATCATTTAAATCGGACGTTAGCATAGAGTATAACGGTAAGAAAGCAAATGTTAAGAGCTTGATTGGAGTTTTATCTTTAGCGGTAACTAAGGACGCTGTAATCAAAGTTGTAGCTTCAGGTGATGACGAAGCTTTAGCAGTTGAAGAAATTGTTAAATTAGTTGAAACATTAGAAGACTAA
- a CDS encoding DUF378 domain-containing protein has translation MCKLNIFDKISLILIFIGSINWGTIGLFKLNLLSIFLFNNSKLERIMYIIILLGALDLISLLFRWNLFANNK, from the coding sequence ATGTGTAAGTTAAATATTTTTGACAAGATTTCCTTAATACTAATTTTTATAGGTTCTATTAATTGGGGAACAATAGGATTATTCAAATTGAACTTATTGAGCATCTTTCTCTTTAACAATTCTAAACTTGAAAGAATTATGTATATTATAATTCTTCTAGGCGCTCTAGATTTAATTTCATTATTATTTAGATGGAATTTATTTGCTAACAACAAATAA
- the purB gene encoding adenylosuccinate lyase, protein MRNLYSTPLNSRYASKEMSFIFSDDMKFTTWRKLWVALAEGERELGLNITEEQIKELKEHINDINYEEAAQREKEVRHDVMSHVYAYGLQCPSAKGIIHLGATSCYVGDNTDIIIMRDALNLIKNKIVTVLNHLKKFAIQYKDMPTLGFTHFQPAQLTTVGKRATLWMQDLVMDVENIDFLLSTLKLRGVKGTTGTQASFMELFDGDESKVKALDKIVAEKMGFEKSFGVTGQTYPRKLDSIVLNTLSEIAQSAYKFSNDLRLLQNMKEMEEPFEKNQIGSSAMAYKRNPMRSERISALARYVIVDALNPAITAGTQWFERTLDDSANKRLSVAEGFLALDGVLNLYINIAENMVVYDKVIASHVQRELPFMATENIMMEAVKRGKDRQELHEKIRVHSMAAAQRVKGEGLDNDLIERIINDNSFGLTKEEILGVIDPAKFVGRAPSQVVEFIDEYVDPIIKNNEEALKIKSEITV, encoded by the coding sequence ATGAGAAATTTATATAGTACACCTTTAAATTCAAGATATGCATCTAAAGAAATGAGTTTTATATTTTCTGATGATATGAAATTCACTACTTGGAGAAAGCTATGGGTGGCTCTTGCGGAAGGTGAAAGAGAACTTGGTTTAAATATAACTGAAGAGCAAATAAAAGAATTAAAAGAACACATAAATGATATTAATTACGAAGAAGCAGCTCAAAGGGAAAAAGAAGTCAGGCATGATGTTATGAGTCATGTATATGCATATGGCCTTCAATGCCCAAGTGCTAAAGGTATTATTCATCTAGGTGCTACATCTTGTTATGTAGGAGATAATACGGATATTATAATAATGAGAGATGCATTAAACCTAATCAAAAATAAAATAGTTACAGTTTTAAATCATTTAAAAAAATTTGCTATTCAATATAAAGATATGCCAACATTAGGTTTTACACACTTTCAACCAGCTCAACTAACAACAGTGGGTAAAAGAGCTACCCTATGGATGCAGGATTTAGTGATGGACGTAGAAAATATAGATTTCCTTCTATCAACATTAAAGCTTAGAGGAGTTAAAGGGACTACTGGTACCCAAGCTAGCTTTATGGAACTATTTGATGGAGACGAAAGTAAAGTTAAAGCATTAGATAAAATTGTAGCAGAAAAAATGGGCTTTGAAAAAAGTTTTGGGGTAACAGGGCAAACTTATCCAAGAAAACTTGATTCAATAGTTTTAAATACTTTATCAGAAATTGCACAAAGTGCTTATAAATTTAGTAATGACTTAAGACTGCTTCAAAACATGAAGGAAATGGAAGAGCCATTTGAAAAGAATCAAATAGGATCATCAGCAATGGCATACAAAAGAAATCCTATGAGAAGTGAAAGAATAAGTGCCTTAGCTAGATATGTTATAGTAGATGCATTAAATCCAGCAATTACTGCAGGGACTCAATGGTTTGAAAGAACTTTAGATGATTCAGCTAATAAGAGATTGTCTGTAGCTGAAGGATTCTTAGCATTGGATGGAGTATTAAATTTATACATAAATATTGCTGAAAATATGGTAGTATATGATAAAGTAATAGCTTCCCATGTACAAAGAGAATTACCATTTATGGCTACTGAAAATATAATGATGGAAGCTGTAAAGAGAGGCAAAGATAGACAAGAATTACATGAAAAGATAAGAGTTCACTCAATGGCAGCAGCTCAAAGAGTAAAAGGTGAAGGTTTAGATAATGACTTAATTGAAAGAATCATAAATGATAATTCTTTCGGTCTTACAAAAGAAGAGATATTAGGAGTTATCGACCCAGCTAAATTCGTTGGAAGAGCACCAAGCCAAGTTGTAGAATTTATAGACGAATATGTAGATCCAATTATAAAAAATAATGAAGAAGCATTAAAAATTAAGAGTGAAATAACTGTATAA
- a CDS encoding amidase domain-containing protein, which yields MKSIFKNFHFDYNYNILDMNSHFTKLLLNLKIFFIIENSTQDIPSACTQNYIIILEYLNNRFHLRLLLENEEDPLLYNYILNDDFSHIYDLISSEKLKSYEYKFPSIDLLYGTFQTFISSSKDAPNKRKSLDFNVDEACTYAETYALNPNPNYKSFEGIGGDCTNFMSQILYAGGLNKTPTWKPYTNAWIRVEEIYSYLISHKLGTKLPDDTYLDRGSLIQFYTPAIGKFFHNGFITYKLENNDCLYCCHSYNKLNYPLSEIYPNRYPTLRALKFD from the coding sequence ATGAAGTCTATATTTAAAAATTTTCATTTTGATTATAACTATAATATATTAGATATGAATAGTCACTTTACTAAATTATTGCTTAATTTAAAAATTTTCTTTATTATTGAAAATTCTACTCAAGACATACCATCTGCCTGCACCCAGAATTATATTATTATCTTAGAATACTTAAACAATAGATTTCACTTACGATTACTTCTAGAAAATGAGGAGGATCCCCTTTTATATAATTATATTTTAAATGATGATTTTTCTCATATATATGATCTTATTTCTTCTGAAAAACTGAAATCATATGAATATAAATTTCCTTCAATTGATTTATTATATGGAACTTTTCAAACTTTTATTTCCTCTTCCAAAGATGCTCCAAATAAAAGAAAAAGTTTGGACTTTAATGTTGACGAGGCTTGTACTTACGCAGAAACTTATGCCTTAAATCCAAATCCTAATTATAAATCCTTTGAAGGCATTGGTGGAGATTGCACAAATTTCATGTCCCAAATCCTTTATGCCGGAGGACTTAATAAAACTCCAACCTGGAAACCATATACTAACGCATGGATTAGGGTTGAAGAGATATATTCATATCTAATATCACATAAATTAGGAACTAAACTTCCTGATGATACTTATTTAGATAGAGGTTCTTTAATTCAATTTTATACTCCTGCTATAGGCAAATTTTTTCATAATGGCTTTATAACTTACAAACTTGAAAATAATGATTGTCTCTATTGCTGCCATAGTTATAATAAACTAAATTATCCTCTTAGCGAGATCTATCCAAATAGATACCCAACTCTTAGAGCCTTAAAATTTGACTAA